The Argopecten irradians isolate NY chromosome 4, Ai_NY, whole genome shotgun sequence genome has a window encoding:
- the LOC138320469 gene encoding glutamine synthetase-like, which translates to MAVLNNAATDKLVLQKYLDLDLGTEKVMAEYIWIDGTGEGIRSKCRTLDEEPKDPKDCPIWNYDGSSTYQAEGSNSDMYLHPVSIFRDPFRGGKHKLVLCEVYKYNKKPAETNRRAACNAVMEKAKASIPWFGIEQEYTLLDLDGHPFGWPKNGFPGPQGPYYCGVGANKVYGRDIIEAHYRACLYAGVKIAGCNAEVMPAQWEFQVGPCEGINMGDHLWIGRYLLYRVAEDFGVVVTLDPKPIEGDWNGAGAHCNYSTLEMREKGGIKAIEEGIELLSKHHVRHIKAYDPKEGKDNERRLTGHHETSSIHDFSAGVANRGASIRIPRQVAEDGCGYLEDRRPSSNCDPYAVTEVIVRTTVLKE; encoded by the exons ATGGCTGTTTTAAATAATGCTGCTACCGACAAGTTGGTACTGCAGAAGTACCTCGACCTTGACCTTGGTACAGAAAAGGTGATGGCCGAGTACATCTGGATTGATGGTACCGGGGAGGGCATCAGGAGCAAGTGTAGAACTCTGGACGAGGAACCCAAGGATCCAAAAG ATTGCCCCATCTGGAACTACGATGGCTCGAGTACATACCAGGCCGAGGGGTCCAACTCAGACATGTACCTACACCCTGTCAGTATATTCAGGGACCCATTCAGGGGAGGTAAGCACAAGCTGGTCCTGTGTGAggtatacaaatacaacaaGAAGCCTGCGGAGACTAACAGGAGGGCGGCCTGTAACGCTGTGATGGAGAAGGCCAAGGCGTCCATTCCTTGGTTTGGAATTGAACAGGAGTACACTCTGTTGGACTTAGACGGACATCCCTTTGGTTGGCCCAAGAATGGATTCCCAGGACCACAGG GACCTTACTACTGTGGAGTAGGAGCCAACAAGGTGTACGGCCGTGACATAATTGAGGCTCACTACCGTGCCTGTCTGTATGCTGGCGTCAAAATCGCAGGCTGTAACGCCGAGGTCATGCCCGCTCAG TGGGAGTTCCAGGTCGGCCCATGTGAAGGAATCAACATGGGAGATCATTTATGGATTGGACGTTATCTGTTGTACCGTGTTGCTGAAGATTTCGGTGTAGTGGTGACCCTTGACCCCAAGCCCATCGAGGGTGACTGGAATGGAGCAGGAGCACATTGTAACTACAGTACCCTGGAAATGAGGGAAAAGGGGGGAATCAA GGCTATCGAGGAAGGTATTGAACTGCTGTCTAAACACCATGTCCGTCACATCAAGGCATACGACCCAAAAGAAGGAAAAGACAATGAGAGGCGTCTTACAGGTCACCATGAGACATCAAGTATCCACGACTTTTCAGCCGGAGTAGCCAACCGTGGTGCCAGTATCCGTATCCCACGACAGGTTGCCGAGGACGGTTGTGGTTATCTGGAAGACCGACGACCATCATCCAATTGTGACCCTTACGCCGTAACAGAAGTCATTGTCAGGACGACGGTGTTAAAAGAATAG